The following are encoded in a window of Thermoproteota archaeon genomic DNA:
- a CDS encoding 30S ribosomal protein S8, whose translation MPATNILANLFVTIYNTEARRKNECLVYPTSKLGINVLKVLQKDGYIGEFEHIDDKRGGKFKISLLAKITKCGAISPRFKVKKDEYAAWEQQYLPSYDRGMLLVTTNQGVMSHHEAASKDLGGFLIGYVY comes from the coding sequence ATGCCAGCAACTAATATTCTCGCAAACTTGTTTGTCACAATATACAATACTGAAGCTAGAAGGAAGAATGAATGTCTAGTGTATCCAACATCAAAATTAGGAATTAATGTACTAAAAGTGCTACAAAAAGACGGATACATTGGAGAGTTTGAGCATATTGATGATAAAAGAGGAGGCAAGTTCAAAATTTCACTATTAGCGAAGATTACAAAATGTGGTGCAATTTCACCAAGATTCAAAGTCAAAAAAGACGAATATGCAGCATGGGAACAACAATATCTCCCATCATATGATAGAGGAATGCTATTGGTAACTACAAATCAAGGAGTTATGTCACATCATGAAGCTGCAAGTAAAGATTTAGGAGGATTTTTGATAGGATATGTCTACTAA
- a CDS encoding 30S ribosomal protein S14, with translation MMKDRSYEHTGRKKHEFGRGSKWCKRCGDYTAVIQKYDLMICRRCFREVANSLGFKKLR, from the coding sequence ATAATGAAAGATAGATCATATGAACACACGGGAAGAAAAAAACATGAATTTGGAAGAGGTTCCAAGTGGTGTAAAAGATGTGGAGATTATACAGCTGTGATTCAAAAATATGATCTTATGATATGCAGACGATGTTTTAGAGAAGTTGCAAATTCTCTGGGATTTAAGAAACTTAGGTGA
- a CDS encoding 50S ribosomal protein L5 yields MSQTENIMKKISLDKVVLNMGVGKSGDAIDVAKKALDQISGKKSCARDAKETQRDFGVRKGEPIGVAVTVRGKDAEELLKRLLQAKGNQIKGRSFDDFGNFSFGILEHIDIPGIKYDPNIGILGLDVAVNLTRPGYNIRKRSKHKASVGKTHRISEDEAKEFMENQFGAVIV; encoded by the coding sequence ATGTCTCAAACTGAAAACATAATGAAGAAAATTTCACTTGATAAAGTGGTATTAAACATGGGCGTAGGTAAGTCAGGAGATGCAATTGACGTTGCAAAGAAAGCACTTGATCAAATCTCCGGTAAGAAATCATGTGCAAGAGATGCAAAAGAAACACAAAGAGATTTTGGAGTTAGAAAAGGGGAACCAATAGGTGTTGCAGTTACAGTTAGAGGTAAAGATGCAGAAGAATTACTAAAAAGACTATTACAAGCAAAAGGAAATCAAATCAAAGGAAGATCCTTTGATGACTTTGGGAATTTTTCTTTTGGAATTCTAGAACACATAGATATTCCTGGAATCAAATATGATCCAAATATTGGAATTTTAGGATTAGATGTTGCAGTAAATCTCACAAGACCAGGTTATAATATTAGAAAAAGAAGTAAGCATAAAGCAAGTGTTGGAAAGACACATAGAATATCCGAGGATGAGGCAAAAGAGTTTATGGAAAATCAATTTGGAGCTGTTATAGTATAA
- a CDS encoding 30S ribosomal protein S4e, which yields MVSIAGSKKLKRQMAPLFWGITRKDKRFVVTVKPGPHSKEESIPSAVFLRDTLKMTSSLRESKSAIYGGKVTVDGVKRKSLHHGIGLMDVVELENVSDIYRLVPIDGTVLKPIKINESEKTKKLCRVVSKTTIKGGKTQLGFHDGRSMISDEKVNVGDTCLMQIPEQKILEVIKLEKGCQAIVTRGANTGQTGTIEEIKEGTFILPKMASMKLGKRQIEIPTDIIMAVGKDKPVLQIR from the coding sequence ATGGTAAGCATAGCAGGCAGTAAAAAACTAAAACGACAAATGGCTCCTCTTTTCTGGGGAATTACAAGAAAAGACAAGAGATTTGTAGTAACTGTAAAACCTGGTCCACACTCTAAAGAAGAATCTATTCCATCAGCTGTATTTTTGAGAGACACATTAAAGATGACTTCTAGTTTAAGAGAATCAAAATCTGCAATTTACGGAGGAAAAGTTACAGTAGACGGAGTTAAAAGAAAATCACTTCATCATGGAATTGGCTTAATGGACGTAGTAGAATTAGAAAATGTTTCAGATATTTATCGCCTAGTACCAATAGATGGTACAGTACTCAAGCCTATCAAGATAAACGAATCAGAAAAGACAAAAAAACTATGCAGAGTAGTTAGTAAAACCACCATTAAAGGTGGAAAGACCCAATTAGGATTCCATGACGGACGTTCTATGATTTCAGATGAAAAAGTAAATGTTGGAGATACTTGTTTGATGCAAATTCCAGAACAAAAAATACTTGAGGTAATTAAATTAGAAAAAGGATGTCAGGCAATTGTTACAAGAGGTGCAAACACAGGTCAGACTGGAACTATAGAAGAGATTAAAGAGGGAACTTTTATTCTTCCAAAAATGGCATCAATGAAACTTGGCAAAAGACAAATCGAAATTCCAACAGATATTATCATGGCAGTAGGGAAAGACAAACCAGTCTTACAAATTCGGTGA
- a CDS encoding 50S ribosomal protein L24, which yields MKPTKMRNNQIYRASLTTRSNQLGSTLSKELRKKYGKRSVRIIEGDAVKVIRGEYKDVDGKVASVSVEQNSVAIEGIKKEKGQGDKFDVLIHTSNLMITSLNTSDSWRMSKLEGKKPQNVKKEMPKEVKEEAKKPEPKKEAPKEKKTDIEKKPTKKESKPAKKKEKSE from the coding sequence ATGAAACCAACTAAAATGAGAAATAATCAGATTTATCGTGCATCATTAACTACGAGAAGTAATCAATTAGGATCAACATTATCAAAAGAATTAAGAAAAAAATATGGAAAACGTAGTGTCAGAATAATTGAAGGAGATGCAGTCAAAGTAATTCGTGGAGAATACAAAGATGTAGATGGTAAAGTTGCAAGTGTTTCAGTTGAACAAAACAGTGTTGCAATTGAAGGAATTAAAAAAGAGAAAGGACAAGGAGACAAATTTGATGTTTTAATCCACACATCAAATCTTATGATCACATCATTAAACACATCAGATAGTTGGAGAATGTCTAAACTAGAAGGTAAAAAACCACAAAATGTGAAAAAAGAAATGCCAAAGGAAGTTAAGGAAGAAGCAAAAAAACCAGAACCAAAGAAAGAAGCACCAAAAGAAAAGAAAACAGACATTGAAAAGAAACCAACAAAGAAAGAATCAAAACCAGCTAAAAAAAAGGAGAAAAGTGAATAA
- a CDS encoding 50S ribosomal protein L14, which produces MSQGRSRGKAKGVAEFRPYVTRALPVGAQIICADNSGAKILEIVMVQKTKTRVSRLPAAAVGDFVNVVVKKGPAELRKQIYGAVIIRQKYPIRRLNGVRVAFEDNAAALMTPEGEMKGTDIKGPVAAEASEKWPRLANLASMVV; this is translated from the coding sequence ATGTCGCAGGGTAGAAGTAGAGGTAAAGCAAAAGGAGTAGCCGAATTTAGACCATATGTTACACGAGCATTGCCAGTTGGTGCTCAAATTATCTGTGCAGACAATAGCGGAGCTAAAATTTTAGAGATAGTCATGGTACAAAAAACTAAAACTCGTGTTTCAAGATTACCTGCTGCAGCAGTTGGAGATTTTGTTAATGTAGTAGTAAAGAAAGGACCTGCAGAACTCAGAAAACAAATCTATGGAGCAGTAATTATCAGACAAAAGTATCCAATTAGAAGACTAAACGGAGTAAGAGTAGCCTTTGAAGATAATGCAGCAGCATTAATGACACCGGAAGGAGAAATGAAAGGAACTGACATTAAAGGACCAGTAGCAGCCGAAGCATCTGAAAAATGGCCAAGACTAGCTAATTTGGCATCAATGGTGGTATAA
- a CDS encoding 30S ribosomal protein S17 gives MTRNIGLPVKTPEKEPEAWDKKNPFNGTLAIRGKLFEGTVVKANAKNTVVIEKESPIYFSKFKRYARGKSSIHAHVPSNLDVKQGDRVLAAECRPLSKSVAFVVVEVKE, from the coding sequence TTGACTAGAAATATAGGATTACCAGTTAAGACACCTGAAAAAGAACCAGAAGCATGGGATAAGAAAAACCCATTTAATGGAACATTGGCAATTCGTGGAAAATTATTTGAAGGAACCGTTGTAAAAGCAAATGCAAAAAACACAGTCGTAATTGAAAAAGAATCACCAATTTACTTCAGTAAATTCAAAAGATATGCACGAGGTAAAAGCAGCATACATGCACATGTGCCCTCAAACTTGGATGTAAAACAAGGAGATAGAGTACTAGCAGCAGAATGCAGACCACTGTCAAAGTCAGTAGCATTTGTTGTTGTGGAGGTTAAAGAGTAA
- a CDS encoding ribonuclease P protein subunit, which produces MSRQELLAVSEMIGLHAKIVESTNEEIITKNGIIIDETKSMFTLKTETGEKKFPKENSKWEFDFKNEKIILDGNQIAKKPQDRWRIKI; this is translated from the coding sequence ATGAGTAGACAGGAATTATTAGCAGTATCAGAAATGATTGGACTACACGCTAAAATTGTAGAATCAACCAATGAAGAAATCATAACCAAGAATGGAATCATTATCGATGAGACAAAATCAATGTTCACATTAAAGACAGAAACAGGAGAAAAGAAATTTCCTAAAGAAAATTCCAAATGGGAATTTGATTTTAAAAATGAAAAAATCATACTTGATGGAAATCAAATTGCAAAAAAACCACAGGATCGATGGAGGATAAAGATTTGA
- the rpmC gene encoding 50S ribosomal protein L29, which translates to MARIKMKTVRELNEKDLKDRLQQSRSELLKLYTDASKGTLRKESGKLKPLRRDIARILTRLNEMKKQ; encoded by the coding sequence ATGGCCAGAATTAAAATGAAGACAGTTAGAGAACTAAATGAAAAAGATCTTAAAGATAGACTTCAACAATCACGCTCTGAGTTGTTAAAACTATACACCGATGCATCCAAAGGAACATTACGTAAAGAGAGTGGAAAATTAAAACCACTTAGAAGAGACATTGCAAGAATTCTTACACGACTAAATGAGATGAAGAAACAATGA
- a CDS encoding 30S ribosomal protein S3, with protein MSAVKNVIKDNYNMMLLKDYLREQIKEAGFSHAEISKTPTGTRVSLHVTRPGIVIGRKGVGIRELTEKLASDFELKNPQISVVEIDKPELSPSVMCNRMAAHLERGTAFRRATMWTLQQIMNNGAMGVQITISGKLRGDRSAFEKHTAGILPRAGHHADVIVAEDIAHVKTAMGLIGIRIRIARKEKFVPEFELKTSKAKKHQVKDELTGKMRDETAAEKKARTESEQIAMEEEKIKEMELLDDEEENLK; from the coding sequence ATGTCTGCAGTAAAAAATGTGATTAAAGACAACTACAACATGATGCTTCTAAAAGATTACCTAAGAGAGCAGATTAAGGAGGCTGGATTTTCACATGCAGAAATTTCAAAGACACCAACAGGTACACGAGTTTCTTTACATGTTACAAGACCAGGAATAGTAATTGGTAGAAAAGGAGTCGGCATTAGAGAACTTACAGAAAAATTAGCTTCAGATTTTGAATTAAAGAATCCACAAATCTCTGTAGTAGAAATTGACAAACCAGAGTTATCACCAAGTGTGATGTGCAACAGAATGGCAGCTCACCTAGAACGCGGAACTGCATTTAGAAGAGCCACAATGTGGACATTACAGCAGATAATGAATAATGGGGCAATGGGAGTTCAAATTACAATTTCAGGTAAACTAAGAGGAGACCGTTCAGCATTTGAAAAACACACTGCTGGAATATTACCACGTGCAGGTCATCATGCAGATGTCATAGTTGCAGAAGATATTGCACATGTAAAAACAGCCATGGGATTGATAGGAATCAGAATAAGAATTGCTAGAAAAGAGAAATTTGTGCCAGAATTTGAATTAAAGACATCCAAAGCAAAGAAGCACCAAGTTAAAGATGAGTTAACTGGAAAGATGAGAGACGAGACAGCTGCCGAAAAGAAGGCCAGAACAGAATCAGAACAGATTGCAATGGAAGAAGAGAAGATCAAAGAGATGGAATTGTTAGATGATGAGGAGGAGAATCTCAAGTAA
- a CDS encoding 50S ribosomal protein L22: protein MGRFDYAFQNYDTTKHVRASLREKQISHKHAREVSKQIKGMTIEKARDYLTSVINKERAVPFRRYKTNVGHRSDPGVMAGRYPQKTALEFIKMLDNLESNAEYKGMDLDRLKIVNATSHKGILIKRFTPRAMGRATPKNNVLTHVELVAQEV from the coding sequence ATGGGAAGATTCGATTACGCATTTCAAAATTATGACACAACGAAACATGTTCGTGCTTCACTACGTGAAAAACAAATTTCACATAAACATGCACGTGAAGTATCAAAACAAATCAAAGGAATGACAATCGAAAAAGCAAGAGATTATCTGACAAGTGTAATAAACAAAGAGCGAGCAGTTCCATTTAGAAGATACAAAACAAACGTAGGTCACCGTTCAGATCCGGGAGTCATGGCAGGAAGATACCCACAGAAAACAGCTCTTGAATTTATCAAGATGTTAGACAACTTAGAATCAAACGCAGAATACAAAGGAATGGATTTGGATAGACTAAAGATTGTTAATGCGACTTCCCATAAAGGAATACTAATCAAAAGATTTACCCCACGTGCAATGGGAAGAGCAACTCCAAAGAATAACGTATTAACACATGTAGAGCTGGTGGCTCAGGAAGTATAG
- a CDS encoding 30S ribosomal protein S19 — translation MVKKFEYRGMPLTELEGLSLENLFKLFNSRQRRSLTRGITDGKRKLIEEIKAAKAGKSKNAIKTHVRDLIVLPYMVGVTVNVFSGKEFRPVTIIPEMIGHYLGEYVITNKRVTHGAPGVGASRSSLYVPLK, via the coding sequence ATGGTTAAGAAATTCGAGTATAGAGGAATGCCCTTAACGGAATTAGAAGGGCTCTCATTGGAAAATCTATTCAAATTGTTTAATTCACGTCAGAGAAGATCCCTTACAAGAGGCATTACCGACGGTAAGAGAAAATTGATTGAAGAAATCAAAGCTGCCAAAGCAGGAAAATCAAAAAATGCCATTAAAACCCACGTTAGAGATTTGATTGTTTTACCATACATGGTTGGAGTTACTGTAAATGTTTTTTCAGGTAAAGAGTTTAGACCAGTCACCATCATTCCAGAGATGATAGGACATTATCTTGGAGAGTATGTCATTACAAATAAGCGAGTTACTCATGGTGCACCAGGTGTAGGAGCATCACGTTCAAGTTTGTATGTGCCACTAAAGTGA
- the rplW gene encoding 50S ribosomal protein L23, giving the protein MNLEQATKIVLRPYITEKTFAMVENESKICFIVEKSASKPEIIEAVSTLYNEKAVKVNTARTNIGKKAFVQFSDTEKARDLATKIGML; this is encoded by the coding sequence ATGAATTTAGAGCAAGCAACAAAGATTGTATTGAGACCATACATTACTGAAAAAACATTTGCAATGGTAGAAAATGAAAGTAAAATTTGTTTTATTGTTGAAAAATCAGCATCAAAACCAGAGATAATTGAAGCTGTTTCTACATTATACAATGAAAAAGCAGTCAAAGTAAACACAGCAAGAACAAACATAGGCAAAAAGGCATTTGTTCAGTTTTCAGATACCGAAAAAGCACGTGACTTGGCTACAAAGATAGGAATGCTATAA
- a CDS encoding 50S ribosomal protein L4, with protein sequence MKVKALSITGSADGDVELPQVFETPIRKDLIHKAYVNLDTHHYQPKGTHPTAGMDVVARSNDPPTGHGSARIARMRGGGGGRQGEAGGVASVRGGRQAHPPNVERVIYKKVNRKENKLALCSAIAATASKELIQKRGHKIEGIESFPMVVSNEIENISKTKDLLKVLDSLKLTQDVERLSKRKSRTGKSALRGRGKKIGKSILFVTKSADKIAQACGSIPGVEVRTANQLSVLDLAPGSDPIRLTVYSKNAIEEISKIKSTHMEIMVKVK encoded by the coding sequence ATGAAAGTCAAAGCATTATCAATTACTGGTTCAGCAGATGGAGACGTAGAACTTCCACAAGTTTTTGAAACACCAATCAGAAAAGATTTGATTCACAAAGCATATGTGAATTTAGATACTCATCACTACCAACCAAAAGGAACTCATCCTACAGCAGGCATGGATGTAGTAGCTCGTTCAAATGATCCACCAACAGGACATGGTAGTGCAAGAATTGCAAGAATGAGAGGAGGAGGCGGTGGAAGACAAGGAGAAGCAGGCGGAGTCGCATCAGTAAGAGGAGGAAGGCAAGCACATCCACCAAATGTTGAAAGAGTCATTTACAAAAAAGTAAACAGAAAAGAAAACAAGTTAGCTTTATGCTCTGCAATTGCAGCTACCGCATCAAAAGAATTGATTCAAAAAAGAGGACATAAGATAGAAGGCATAGAATCATTTCCAATGGTAGTATCAAATGAGATTGAAAATATTTCTAAAACCAAAGATTTACTCAAAGTATTAGACAGTTTAAAACTGACACAAGATGTAGAAAGATTATCAAAAAGAAAATCACGTACTGGCAAATCTGCATTAAGAGGTCGTGGTAAAAAGATTGGAAAAAGCATACTGTTTGTAACAAAATCTGCAGATAAAATTGCACAAGCTTGTGGAAGTATTCCCGGAGTAGAAGTAAGAACAGCAAATCAACTCAGCGTATTAGATTTAGCTCCAGGCTCTGATCCAATTAGATTAACAGTCTATTCAAAAAACGCTATTGAAGAAATTTCAAAGATAAAATCTACACATATGGAGATCATGGTGAAAGTTAAATGA
- a CDS encoding 50S ribosomal protein L3 has translation MGHRKNSQPRRGSLAYLPRGRAKSFEARIRTWPDVNSEEPKLLAHVGFKAGCIQVVSIDDREKTPNHGKQLVSLGTVLVTPPITVLGIRGYSNSTTGLHAEFDVYSEDIPKDIAKHISLKNKEGALEKAEKMLGRIKEIFALVAVSPNVIGIEQKKPYIFEAAIKGGDIQKQFNYVKELLGKEVKIDQVFELGGSVDVAAITKGKGWQGVIQRYGAKKKQHKSRKTVRELGSLGPISPQNVMYTVPRAGQMGLHQRVEYDKRILIMNNTDDKKLEINPEGGYKHFGLVKGDYIVLKGSVPGTYKRMVKLRSQVRNVPPKITKPNILEIVV, from the coding sequence ATGGGACATAGAAAGAACAGTCAACCACGTAGAGGAAGTCTGGCATATTTACCTAGAGGTCGTGCCAAAAGCTTTGAAGCCAGAATTAGGACTTGGCCAGATGTAAATTCAGAAGAGCCAAAATTGCTTGCCCATGTAGGATTCAAGGCAGGATGCATTCAAGTCGTAAGTATTGACGATAGAGAAAAAACTCCAAACCATGGAAAACAGCTTGTTAGTTTAGGCACTGTTTTAGTTACACCACCAATTACAGTTCTTGGTATTAGAGGATACTCAAATAGTACAACAGGATTACATGCAGAATTTGATGTTTATTCAGAAGACATTCCAAAGGACATTGCAAAACATATCTCATTAAAAAACAAAGAGGGAGCTTTAGAAAAAGCAGAAAAAATGCTTGGTAGAATTAAAGAAATTTTTGCACTTGTTGCAGTATCTCCTAACGTTATAGGTATTGAACAAAAAAAGCCATACATCTTTGAAGCAGCAATCAAAGGTGGAGACATTCAAAAGCAGTTTAACTATGTAAAAGAATTACTTGGAAAAGAAGTAAAGATTGATCAAGTTTTTGAGTTAGGTGGAAGTGTTGATGTTGCAGCCATTACAAAAGGTAAAGGGTGGCAAGGCGTTATCCAAAGATATGGTGCAAAAAAGAAGCAACATAAATCAAGAAAAACTGTTAGAGAATTGGGTTCATTGGGACCAATATCACCACAAAACGTCATGTATACAGTTCCTCGTGCAGGTCAAATGGGATTACATCAAAGAGTAGAATATGATAAACGAATTCTAATCATGAACAACACTGATGATAAAAAACTTGAGATAAATCCCGAAGGAGGATACAAACATTTTGGATTAGTAAAAGGAGATTACATTGTTCTAAAAGGCTCAGTGCCAGGAACATACAAGAGAATGGTCAAACTAAGATCACAAGTACGTAATGTTCCACCAAAGATTACAAAACCAAACATTTTGGAGATTGTCGTATAA
- a CDS encoding proteasome subunit alpha produces the protein MLPAQQGYDRAITVFSPDGRLYQVEYAIETVRRGTIAVGVKSKEGIVIAVEEKPRKLQISENAQKIFQIDEHVGVAAAGYIPDARSQVDNARFFSQSNKLIYDEPVDVETIAKHLADQCQQFTQYAGVRPFGVALILGGVDSEGQSQLYLTDPSGTYISYDAVAIGSNSDQVTDFLEKTFKPEISLDEASALATAGIYLASDDKEGTDHIRMAHIKTATKQFEIVSAQQIATYAKTAKEKYPANS, from the coding sequence ATGCTACCAGCACAGCAAGGTTACGACAGGGCAATCACAGTATTTTCACCTGACGGTAGATTATATCAAGTAGAATATGCTATTGAAACAGTTCGTCGCGGAACCATAGCTGTGGGTGTAAAAAGCAAAGAAGGGATTGTCATTGCAGTAGAAGAAAAACCACGAAAACTGCAAATATCAGAAAATGCACAAAAAATCTTTCAGATAGATGAACATGTAGGAGTAGCCGCAGCAGGATACATTCCAGATGCCAGAAGTCAAGTAGACAATGCCAGATTCTTCTCACAAAGTAACAAGTTAATTTATGATGAACCAGTTGATGTAGAGACAATCGCAAAACATCTTGCAGATCAATGTCAACAATTTACCCAATATGCAGGAGTAAGACCATTCGGAGTAGCATTAATTCTTGGTGGCGTAGACAGTGAAGGACAAAGTCAATTGTATCTTACTGACCCAAGTGGAACATACATTTCATATGATGCAGTGGCAATTGGTTCAAACTCAGATCAAGTAACAGACTTTTTGGAAAAAACTTTCAAACCAGAGATATCATTAGATGAAGCTTCCGCATTAGCAACAGCTGGAATTTACTTGGCAAGTGATGACAAAGAAGGTACAGATCACATACGTATGGCACACATTAAAACAGCAACGAAGCAATTTGAAATTGTATCAGCTCAACAAATAGCTACTTATGCAAAAACAGCTAAAGAAAAGTATCCTGCAAACTCATAA
- a CDS encoding DUF371 domain-containing protein, producing MKYDIEFSGHQNIRSLHQRTIEITKDSTLTPSGDCIIGVNATSACSEIPEELRKKLRDSKTIIKFTISVGDYAFVINGRGHSELSLTHTHDIVIRKSEFVCPRTLAVDCDKASDSIPREMIKLLQDPKCKGIFSIEVD from the coding sequence GTGAAATATGATATAGAATTCTCAGGTCATCAAAATATTAGATCTCTCCATCAAAGAACTATTGAGATAACAAAAGATTCTACACTTACTCCTAGTGGTGATTGTATTATAGGTGTAAATGCTACAAGTGCATGTAGTGAAATTCCAGAAGAATTAAGAAAAAAACTACGAGATTCTAAAACGATAATAAAATTTACTATATCTGTAGGTGATTATGCCTTTGTCATCAATGGGAGAGGACATTCTGAATTATCTCTTACGCATACCCACGACATTGTAATTAGAAAAAGTGAATTTGTATGTCCTAGAACTCTTGCTGTAGACTGCGATAAAGCATCTGATTCTATTCCAAGAGAAATGATAAAATTATTACAAGATCCTAAATGTAAAGGTATTTTTTCAATTGAAGTGGATTAA
- a CDS encoding thiol-disulfide isomerase, with product MDSSIKTALIFAGVIIVAIVGISAWLSTLETEFEPNSTHDDNQLQTTTIDKSKFKKAPKIVGIAEYINTTPEQLEKDIENKVVLYDIWTYSCINCIRTLPYITAWNEKYSDDGLLIIGIHSPEFEFEKDLNNVKMAVEKHGIDYPVVLDNDWETWKAFENRYWPRKFIADIEGYIRYDHIGEGAYEETEKVIQQLLKERAMNLGLQVASAQQLVDLEEFEHSTFRTPELYFGYKFAQGRNQLGNSEGFHPNQDISYTMPEMLEQHHFYLEGTWTNLEGSMKLVSDSGIIKLPYHAKEVNIVTANPATLRIQLDGTLLPSEYMGLDITSEGILYTSEDGLYNIIKSDIASAHLLEIYIDKPGFEIYTFTFG from the coding sequence TTGGACAGTTCAATTAAAACAGCTTTAATTTTTGCAGGAGTAATAATCGTTGCAATTGTAGGAATTAGTGCATGGCTATCAACTCTAGAGACAGAGTTTGAGCCAAATTCAACTCATGACGATAATCAATTGCAGACTACAACAATTGATAAATCAAAATTTAAGAAAGCACCAAAAATTGTTGGGATTGCAGAATACATCAATACAACTCCGGAGCAATTAGAAAAGGATATCGAAAATAAAGTGGTACTATATGATATTTGGACCTATTCGTGTATTAATTGTATTAGGACCTTACCATACATTACAGCATGGAATGAGAAATATTCCGATGACGGACTGTTAATTATTGGTATTCACTCACCTGAATTTGAATTTGAAAAAGATCTAAACAATGTAAAAATGGCAGTAGAAAAACACGGTATAGATTATCCAGTAGTGCTAGATAATGATTGGGAGACTTGGAAAGCATTTGAAAACAGATATTGGCCCAGAAAATTCATTGCAGATATTGAAGGATACATAAGATATGATCACATTGGGGAAGGAGCTTATGAGGAAACAGAGAAAGTTATTCAACAACTTTTGAAAGAAAGGGCAATGAATCTTGGATTACAAGTAGCTTCAGCTCAACAACTTGTAGATTTAGAAGAATTTGAGCACTCTACCTTTAGAACGCCCGAGTTATACTTTGGATACAAATTTGCCCAAGGAAGAAATCAACTAGGTAATTCAGAGGGATTTCATCCTAATCAAGATATTTCATACACAATGCCAGAAATGTTAGAACAACATCATTTCTATCTAGAAGGTACATGGACTAATTTGGAAGGAAGTATGAAGCTAGTATCAGATTCAGGAATCATAAAACTTCCATATCATGCAAAGGAGGTTAATATCGTCACTGCAAACCCAGCTACACTTAGAATACAACTAGATGGGACATTACTTCCTTCAGAGTATATGGGATTAGACATTACATCTGAGGGAATTCTTTATACTTCAGAAGATGGACTATACAACATAATAAAAAGCGACATTGCATCAGCGCATCTACTTGAAATTTACATCGATAAACCAGGATTTGAGATTTACACATTTACGTTCGGGTAG